A genomic region of Streptosporangium lutulentum contains the following coding sequences:
- a CDS encoding GTPase family protein, whose amino-acid sequence MKLLRRKKSVSLDERLAGLAQAADLADGRLGDDAIAGARSVIARAGVRRNLSVDHTAVALAGATGSGKSSLFNLLSGASLATVGVTRPTTSTAQAALWEGEGAGSLLDWLEIPRRHEVLDVPPVAAPRTQTRNGGQAAVASVPQAGKAEIVSGSPGGAVEAAFGPSDEEAAGLILLDLPDHDSIELSHRLEVDRLVELVDLLVWVLDPQKYADAVVHERYLRPLARHRDVMVVVLNQIDRLSPAAVERCLKDLRRLLDDDGLTGVPVVGISTRTGAGVSELRALLRSRVADRRSWATRLGADVGTAADALVRASSGADSHPADSSRGTDAEPSGSGTGRVSRSGRERGPGSGEEVPSASVPEVSVDGLARPLTDALSEAAGVQVVVEAVAKAHRHRSVAATGWPLTRWIRRLRPDPLRRLHLGTSPNRRSDEPVGRTSTPATTVVQRSRMDTAIREAAGAASAELPGPWAVAVRQAARSHGDELEDGLDRAVAATTLGVSRRPVWWRVVGLAQWLVLAAMIAGGVWLLGLLGMDYLRLPQPFLPTVGDLPWPTFLLSGGVLLGLVIALLSRVAAWLGGRRRARKAARALRASVDQVARELVLEPVDGELSRYRRFTEAITVARDGD is encoded by the coding sequence GTGAAACTGCTACGTCGTAAGAAGTCGGTGTCGCTGGACGAGCGGCTGGCCGGACTGGCGCAGGCCGCGGATCTGGCCGACGGACGGCTGGGCGACGACGCGATCGCCGGAGCGCGTTCGGTGATCGCCCGCGCCGGGGTACGGCGGAACCTGTCGGTCGACCACACCGCGGTCGCGCTGGCCGGTGCCACGGGCAGTGGCAAGTCCTCCCTGTTCAACCTGTTGTCCGGCGCCTCGCTCGCCACGGTCGGGGTCACCCGTCCGACCACCTCGACCGCGCAGGCCGCGCTCTGGGAGGGAGAGGGGGCGGGATCGTTGCTCGACTGGCTGGAGATCCCCCGCCGCCACGAGGTGCTGGACGTCCCTCCCGTGGCCGCGCCGCGGACACAGACGCGGAACGGCGGGCAGGCGGCGGTCGCGTCGGTCCCGCAGGCGGGGAAGGCCGAGATCGTGTCCGGTTCGCCGGGCGGGGCGGTGGAGGCCGCGTTCGGCCCGTCGGACGAGGAGGCGGCCGGGCTGATCCTGCTGGACCTGCCCGATCACGACTCGATCGAGCTGTCGCACCGGCTGGAGGTGGACAGGCTCGTCGAGCTGGTCGATCTGCTGGTGTGGGTGCTCGACCCGCAGAAATACGCCGACGCGGTCGTGCACGAGCGATACCTCAGGCCGCTGGCCCGGCATCGGGACGTGATGGTCGTCGTTCTCAACCAGATCGACCGGCTCTCCCCGGCCGCCGTGGAGCGGTGCCTGAAGGACCTGCGGAGATTGCTCGACGACGACGGGCTGACCGGGGTTCCCGTGGTCGGGATCTCCACGCGCACCGGCGCGGGTGTCTCCGAGCTGCGTGCCCTGCTCAGATCCCGGGTCGCCGACCGGCGGTCCTGGGCCACCCGCCTGGGCGCCGACGTCGGCACGGCCGCGGATGCGCTCGTCAGGGCGTCCAGCGGCGCGGACTCTCACCCCGCCGACTCGTCGCGGGGAACCGACGCCGAGCCGTCCGGGTCTGGGACTGGTCGGGTCTCCCGGTCCGGCCGGGAGCGCGGCCCGGGTTCCGGGGAGGAGGTGCCGTCGGCGAGCGTGCCGGAGGTGTCCGTGGACGGCTTGGCCAGGCCGCTGACCGACGCGTTGTCGGAGGCGGCAGGAGTTCAGGTCGTCGTCGAGGCCGTGGCCAAGGCCCACCGCCATCGCTCGGTCGCGGCCACCGGCTGGCCGCTCACCCGGTGGATCCGCCGGCTCCGCCCCGACCCGCTCCGCCGTCTCCACCTGGGAACCTCCCCGAACCGGCGCTCCGACGAGCCGGTCGGACGAACCTCGACCCCCGCCACGACCGTCGTCCAGCGCTCCCGGATGGACACCGCGATCCGGGAGGCCGCCGGGGCCGCCTCGGCGGAACTGCCCGGACCGTGGGCGGTGGCCGTACGGCAGGCGGCGCGCTCGCACGGAGACGAGCTGGAGGACGGCCTGGACCGGGCCGTGGCCGCCACCACGCTCGGGGTGTCCAGGCGGCCCGTGTGGTGGCGGGTGGTCGGACTGGCGCAGTGGCTGGTGCTCGCGGCCATGATCGCGGGCGGGGTGTGGCTGCTGGGCCTGCTCGGGATGGACTACCTGCGGCTTCCGCAGCCGTTCCTGCCGACCGTGGGCGATCTGCCCTGGCCCACCTTCCTGCTGAGCGGTGGCGTCCTCCTCGGGCTGGTGATCGCGTTGCTCTCCCGGGTGGCCGCCTGGCTCGGCGGCCGTCGTCGCGCGCGCAAAGCGGCCAGGGCGCTTCGCGCGAGCGTGGACCAGGTCGCCCGCGAGCTCGTGCTGGAACCCGTGGACGGGGAACTGTCCCGATACCGCCGGTTCACCGAGGCGATCACTGTGGCCCGGGACGGCGACTAG
- a CDS encoding alpha/beta fold hydrolase: MPRTSMVDGFQLGYDVTGDGPPAVLLHGWPGDRTDYRHVVPLLAPTRQVVVPDLRGFGESDKHLADPREQYGAAGQARSVIGLIEELRLDRPVLGGYDVGSRVAQRVASERPDLICGLALSPPLPGVAERVFGERAQREFWYQAFHQLTLVEQLIDGRPEAVRDYLLYFWSHWSGPDFEPGIDHLVRGYAEPGAFSASISWYRAGAGTVAASAAERQPDPEHRIATPTVVVWPEHDPLFPREWSDRLPAFFRDVELRPVDGVGHFTPLECPEAFADAVMSLQEGPDKRSPRLPPG, translated from the coding sequence ATGCCGAGAACCTCGATGGTGGACGGATTCCAGCTCGGCTACGACGTCACCGGCGACGGACCGCCCGCCGTACTGCTCCACGGGTGGCCCGGTGACCGGACCGACTACCGGCACGTGGTCCCCCTGCTCGCGCCCACGCGCCAGGTCGTTGTACCCGACCTGCGCGGATTCGGCGAGTCGGACAAGCATCTCGCCGACCCCCGGGAGCAGTACGGCGCCGCCGGGCAGGCGCGCAGCGTCATCGGTCTCATCGAGGAACTCCGGCTCGACCGGCCGGTGCTGGGCGGGTACGACGTCGGAAGCCGGGTCGCCCAGCGAGTGGCTTCGGAACGTCCCGACCTCATCTGCGGCCTGGCCCTGTCTCCTCCCCTGCCGGGCGTCGCCGAACGCGTGTTCGGCGAGCGGGCGCAGCGCGAGTTCTGGTACCAGGCGTTCCACCAGCTGACGCTCGTCGAGCAACTGATCGACGGCAGACCCGAGGCCGTCCGTGACTACCTGCTGTACTTCTGGTCGCACTGGTCAGGGCCGGACTTCGAGCCCGGCATCGACCACCTGGTCCGCGGCTACGCGGAGCCGGGGGCGTTCTCCGCGTCCATCTCCTGGTATCGCGCCGGCGCCGGGACCGTCGCCGCGTCGGCCGCCGAGCGACAGCCCGACCCGGAACATCGCATCGCCACGCCGACCGTCGTGGTGTGGCCCGAGCACGACCCGCTCTTCCCCCGGGAGTGGTCCGACCGGCTGCCGGCCTTCTTCCGCGATGTCGAGCTCCGGCCGGTCGACGGGGTCGGCCACTTCACCCCTCTGGAATGCCCCGAGGCCTTCGCCGACGCCGTGATGTCCCTCCAGGAAGGGCCCGACAAACGATCGCCGCGCTTACCACCCGGATGA